From the genome of Erigeron canadensis isolate Cc75 unplaced genomic scaffold, C_canadensis_v1 Conyza_canadensis_unscaffolded:20, whole genome shotgun sequence:
GGCATATAAGCTACTAATACGTTTTTACCCAAAGCGAGTTCGCCACCAACTGTAGCAGCACCGCACGCTAAAATTTGTCCCTTTTTAATGCATTTACCCCGCCGAACCTGGGTTTTTTGATGCATACAAGTATTTTTGTTGGAACGTTCATACATAACTAATGGAATCCTTAGAGTATCCCCATTACCTGATAAAAGGATCTTGTCAGTATCGGTATAAATAATCTTTCCCTCGCGTTCGGCTATAGCAAGAGCCCCTGAATCTAGAGCCGCCTGGCCTTCCAATCCAGTTCCAACAATGCACTTTTCGGACTGAGAAAGAGGGACTGCTTGACGTTGCATGTTAGAACTCATTAAAGCCCGATTCGCATCATTATGCTCGATAAAAGGAATGAGGGAAGCCCCAATAGAAAAATATTGGAAGGAAAAAATACTTCGAAGATGAACCTGTTCCCATGCAATAGTCAGGAATTCTTGACGATATCGAGCTGGAACAACTTGTTCTTCCTGAATACCCCGATTCAAGGCCAAAGAGTTTCCTGCCGCTACCATATAGTATTCATCTGTACCTGGTGATAAATAAAGCATCCGCGCCCCTTTTGATTTCTCGTAAATTTTATAAAACGGACTTTCTAGAGATCCCCAACGACCAATCCTCGCATGAATTGCTAAGGATCCAATAAGTCCAACATTTATTCCCTCAGATGTGTCAATTGGGCAAATGCGCCCATAGTGACTAGGGTGAATATCTCGTATTGGAAAAGTAGCAGTTCGCGCAGTCAATCCCCCCGGGCCCAAATAACTCAATTTTCTCCCATGAACTATTTGTGTCAATGGATTCGTTCGATCCAAAACTTGAGATAATGGGTGTAAACggaaaaaaactttataagtaTCTGTTAATGGAGTTGAATTTACCAAGTTCTGGGGAGTTGGTGTCCAGTTATGTTTAAGTGCTGCATATATATTTCCTCGAGCCATATTTTCTAAACGAACCAAGGCTAATCCAAATTGCTCTTGTAAAAGATCTGCTACAGAACGAATACGTTTATTTTGCAAATGATTCATATCGTCAAGTGTACCCATTCCAAATTTTATTCGGATCAAACGATCCGCGGCTGCCAATATATCTCGCGGTAACAAAAATGTATTGTTCTGGGGTATATCAAGGTTCAGTCTCCGATTCATATTTCGTCGACCAATCCCTCCCAATTCACATCTTTGttgaaagaattttttttgtaaatccTTAGATAAGGATTCAGAAAATACCGGATCTCCCTCTACACAAGCAAATTGTTGATAAAACTCCAAAATAGCATTTTCTTTTgaccctattttttttttttcattcagaaaagacaaaaataattCAGGATAGCAAACATTCTCTAGAATTTCTCTTATATTCAACCCCATAGCTGATAATAGAACTAGAATAGATAGTTTTTGTTGCCTACTCACACGAACCCATATCCTTGCTTTTCTATCAATCTCTAATTCTAATCTTCCTCCCCAATCGGATATTATGGTGCCGGTATAAACCGAAATTCCGTTATCGTTCAATTCTGACTGGTAATAAATACCGGGACTTTGCAATATTTGATTGATCACAATTCTATATATTCCATTTACTATAAAAGCTCCCAGAGAAGTCATTAGAGGGATCTTTCCTATCAAAATTGTTTGTTCTTGGATATACCTACGCCTATCGTTTTTCCAAATGAGTCTCGCGGATACATATAATTCAGAAGAATATGTGAGTGATTCATACACAGCGTCTCTTTCCTTTATCAGGGGTTCTACCAATTGATATCTTTCCAAAAATAATTCAAAGTCAATTTCTTGATTTGTATCTTCAATTTTTGGAAACTTAGAAAGTTCTTCTGTCAAACCCTGATCAATGAACCTACAAAATCCTTCGAATTGTATCTGATTAAATCCAGGTATTGTGGACATTGTGTCTATCCCGGATTATTTTGAAATTGTCAGTTATTTATATTCATCCAtattgaattctcaaaaaaaaaaaaaaaaagaaataccaTTTTGGCTGGCCCATcaaatactatatatagatCTAGCAATGATGTAATTTCGATTCTATGAATCTTTGACTGGAATCTATGAGATAAGTGGAATAAAAATTTATACTGAACTTAAACTTAATTTTAAGAGATGCAAGCGGAACGGAATTGATAAAACAGTCTTAGAAACAGAATATCCTACTTAGGCTTACTATGCTTTGGGATTTTTTtagaatattatttatttatttgatttatatttattttctattttattttttttaatataatataacggTATTGATGATTGATATTCTAATCTACTTGATTGATATTCTAACTTGAATATTGAATACCAGAAAACTATatgatatgaatatttattagatttattattaaatctatctaatttattttttttatatctagaTCTATGTCTTCTCCGTTCTTTTATTACCCTCCTGTCGTGTTGTCAATTGACAGTATGACTTCGGGGTCAATATAATTTGACCGAGCAAATCCTATTTTGGTAAACCATCTTGAATCTACTGCAGAGTGAAGGATCATGAATCCAACGCATAACCCTTTGTGAATGAGAGAGATAAAGATGAGAAAGACCAATGAAATAAAGTTTCAAGGTTATATAGTTTAATGGTAAAGTTTGATTTGATTACCATTAACTAACCCCCAGAATACTTAAGGAGTTTTTCCGTTTGATTTATATACTATGGATCTACTAAAGACGGATCTTGACCTGAGTTATATTAAGTTAAAGTTAATAAGGTAGCCCTACTAGGTCTTAATTACCTATTATGTTTTTCctattctatttttatattatctcAATTTTCTTATTACCTATGGTATTTGTCTTATTACCCATATTCTAGTGCTTTTTGATTTGGCCGGCCCTCGGGACCTTTTATTTCTAGTTGATTTATGAAGGCGGCCGTAGGCCCCTATGGTCCAGTGGTTACGACCTCTCTCTTTCACGGAGAAAACGAGGGTTCAAGTCCCTCTGGGGGTGTACCAAGACTCAAGACTATAGGAGTGGTATTTTCTATCAAATGATCCGTAGCCGTATTTCTCAAGTCTGCCTGGTAGACGAAAGGAAGTTTATTATGGAACGTCTAAAAAATTTAGGCGTTGGGTCGATGCCCGAGTGGTTAATGGGGGCGGACTGTAAATTCGTTGACAATATGTCTACGCTGGTTCAAATCCAGCTCGGCCCAACAATTTGCCAATCTACTATCAGACGGTAGAACTCTCTTGTTCTTAAGAAATACCTTACCGGatacaagataaaaaaaagaattcaaATTTTCTGCTAGATCTCTTCTTATTTCCCTGGGATTGTAGTTCAATAGGCTAGAGCACCGCCCTGTCAAGGCGGACGTTGCGGGTTCGAGCCCCGTCAGTCCCGACGGATCCAATAAGTACATCAACTCGTCTCTCCATTTTCTGTGAAAGAGGGGACAGAGAGCATCATTGAATCCCGAAGAGGtttcctctctttttttttcaggATTCTGTCAAAGAAAgaataaaccctaaactaaaattaaaaaaactaaaatagtgAAGTTGATAGAATATTCAATCTTTTATCCCGCGCCTCATCTTTCTCATACTTCTTTGTCTTCCAAAGAAATTTGGATCATTAAATTTTACAACCAAATTCCTctctttttgagtttttaatggAAACGGATGGGTGGTTAGATGATACTTCGTTTGACTACATACaaaaaaaagaacagaaaaGAAGGATAAAAAAGGAATTTTTGCTCGGTCCGGGAATCCAAGATTGGATTCGGTATGGATAAAGGATCTTCGTATGTTATACTATTCAATTCTCGACGACGAATTAATTTAATAGCTCAGATATTGTTATTCATGATATGATATTGATCCGATTCAAGATCATCGATAGGTAATGCATTCATTGAATTGACAGGTGAAAGATTTATCATCTCTATGGGATTAAATCCCGAGTTATTGTGAAATAAAAAAACGATGAGATTATGGAAGTaaatattcttgcatttattgCTACTGCACTGTTCATTTTAGTTCCTACTGCCTTTCTACTTATAATTTACGTAAAAACAGTCAGCCAAAACGATTAATTACTTTGAATGAAACTTTACTTCTGAATTCTTATCCATATTTGAAGAAATCAAAAGTAAAGTATTctattaaatgaaatcaacGGGCTATAATCGGCGGTATTCTATGAGATCCGAGAGTATGGtaagaaagaaatttttttcttatcatACTCTCTATTAGTGTTATagtaatgtataaaataaaattgtactTGACTTTCTAATAAAGTTGGTATACTATAttagcttctatcttcaatcTATGTAGTTATTAATCCAAAAATATATGGAATTGACGTACGACCCGATTCTATTTCTTTGATACATCTATTTATTCCGATGAATCTGAAAAAATCGTTTTACTGTTATAGAATACATTTCTCCACTAGAATCCAAGGGAATTTTGAAATGAggatctttttttttattgaaataattttcaatttaaataaaaaaagcgTTGCAGAACGATCTATAAAACAATTGATACTGTTAACTAAATTAGGAGTGGTTCTAAAGTCCACTTCTTCCCCATACTACGAGTGAAAGGGAAAATGTAAAGACTACCATTAAAGCAGCCCAAGCGAGACTTACTATATCCATGTGAATTATATCCCTTTTCTCTATGATAGAATTATTCCATTATTGCTCACTAATAATAGTAGAATGAATGGTCCAGAGTCAAAAAGGGATTCTGGCCGAACACTATTGATGAACCAGTCAAATAAATCCATTTCAAAAATTCCTATATGATTTCTAATCGGGAAAGACTAAATACAAGTAAAATATACAATGACACTATAAGGGAATGTTACTAATGGAATGGAACATCTATTCTATCTAGTAATAAAAAAAGAGACCCATTCCTTTTTCTTGCCcttcaaagtaaaaaaaaaatctattacaGACTTTTATTTCCTATTTGATCTAATTCGTACCCTTTCCCAATTGTCTCTCTGAAGGAGTTGGGAGATAAGTATATTATACTCTTAACGACGggtctaaaaaaaaaattttttgcactttttttttctaaactataaaaaaaatccatccAATATAATCTTTCTTTGAATTTTAGATTCAagtattttcaagtttttacaAAATCCCCAGAACAGAATAAGAGATTTAGATTCATTTGTTGATGAGGCGGCACCCGGATTTGAACTGGGGAAAAAGGATTTGCAGTCCCCCGCCTTACCACTCGGCCATGCCGCCAAAAGGATACACAATAGGAAAAAATTTTGCTTTTTCGGTTGGATTACTAAACTTTAGTTTATTGTACTTGCATCTTGCATTCCTTTTTTAATCCTTTTTCTAAATCGAAATTTCGaatttatgtataaaaattttatCGTTTCTTattgtatttaataattaatgtatttGATCTACCTCCTCTGTCTATTTTCGTTTAAAAAACGATTTATGACAAAAGGGAACCATTAACTATTCGTTGACTGAGAATTCGTGACTTATTCTTGGATTTGAATCTAAAATTGGGTTTCCCTAATGACATAAGAAAATCCAAATGGATACATACTTAATTGattcttttaaatcaaaaatcCTTCTCAATTTCTGGATTCTATTATAACAAAAATGATAAGTATATGTAAACCCCAGAAGGGAAATTTTTACACAGATACCAAATTGGGTATTTAGAGTATGTTGcctataaacaaaaaaacaggATTTCATTGGAACA
Proteins encoded in this window:
- the LOC122584276 gene encoding DNA-directed RNA polymerase subunit beta-like gives rise to the protein MSTIPGFNQIQFEGFCRFIDQGLTEELSKFPKIEDTNQEIDFELFLERYQLVEPLIKERDAVYESLTYSSELYVSARLIWKNDRRRYIQEQTILIGKIPLMTSLGAFIVNGIYRIVINQILQSPGIYYQSELNDNGISVYTGTIISDWGGRLELEIDRKARIWVRVSRQQKLSILVLLSAMGLNIREILENVCYPELFLSFLNEKKKIGSKENAILEFYQQFACVEGDPVFSESLSKDLQKKFFQQRCELGGIGRRNMNRRLNLDIPQNNTFLLPRDILAAADRLIRIKFGMGTLDDMNHLQNKRIRSVADLLQEQFGLALVRLENMARGNIYAALKHNWTPTPQNLVNSTPLTDTYKVFFRLHPLSQVLDRTNPLTQIVHGRKLSYLGPGGLTARTATFPIRDIHPSHYGRICPIDTSEGINVGLIGSLAIHARIGRWGSLESPFYKIYEKSKGARMLYLSPGTDEYYMVAAGNSLALNRGIQEEQVVPARYRQEFLTIAWEQVHLRSIFSFQYFSIGASLIPFIEHNDANRALMSSNMQRQAVPLSQSEKCIVGTGLEGQAALDSGALAIAEREGKIIYTDTDKILLSGNGDTLRIPLVMYERSNKNTCMHQKTQVRRGKCIKKGQILACGAATVGGELALGKNVLVAYMPWEGYNFEDAVLISERLVYEDIYTSFHIRKYEIQINQGLERVTNEIPHLEVHLLRNLDKNGIVMLGSWVETGDILVGKLTPQMVKESSYAPEDRLLRTILGMRVYTSKETCLKLPIGGRGRVIDVRWVQSSKTDETEKTESIRVYILQKREIKVGDKVAGRHGNKGIVSKILPRQDMPYLQDGRPVDMVFNPLGVPSRMNVGQIFESSLGLAGDLLDRHYRIAPFDERYEQEASRKLVFSELYEASKQTANPWVFEPESPGKSRIFDGRTGDPFEQPVIIGKPYILKLIHQVDDKIHGRSSGRYSRLTQQPLKGRAKKGGQRVGEMEVWALEGFGVAYILQEMLTYKSDHIRARQEVLGTIIFGGRIPTPEDAPESFRLFVRELRSLALELNHFLVSEKTFQLNRKEA